In the Sulfitobacter pacificus genome, one interval contains:
- a CDS encoding Mrp/NBP35 family ATP-binding protein encodes MSDPTAVTKADVEAALERVGLPDGRSVLAHDLIRALTIEGSVVRFVIEAPNADVARQMAPLRDAAEKVVSDLPGVTQVTVALTAHGPAAKPAAPPSLKIGGHPKPQAGPSKPSGVQRILAIGSGKGGVGKSTVSTNLAVALARAGRKVGLLDADIYGPSIPRMMGVNKKPASPDGKTIIPLQAHGVTLMSIGFMMEEGKAVVWRGPMLMGALQQMLGQVEWGELDVLLVDLPPGTGDVQLTLCTKSELSGAIVVSTPQDVALIDARKALDMFATLKTPVLGLIENMSMFICPDCGAEHEIFGTGGVAAEASKMDVPLLGALPIDLETRLAGDAGTPVAAGDSPMAQAYARIAEGLIRGGMA; translated from the coding sequence ATGTCCGATCCCACCGCTGTCACCAAAGCTGATGTTGAAGCTGCTCTTGAGCGGGTGGGTTTGCCCGACGGGCGCAGTGTGCTGGCGCATGATCTGATCCGCGCCCTGACCATTGAAGGCAGTGTGGTGCGGTTTGTCATTGAGGCCCCCAATGCGGATGTGGCCCGTCAGATGGCACCGCTGCGCGATGCGGCGGAAAAGGTGGTGTCTGACCTGCCGGGGGTGACACAGGTGACAGTGGCGCTGACGGCACATGGGCCAGCGGCGAAACCGGCGGCACCGCCCAGCCTGAAGATTGGCGGCCATCCCAAGCCGCAGGCGGGGCCAAGCAAACCCTCCGGCGTGCAGCGTATTCTGGCGATTGGGTCCGGCAAGGGCGGTGTTGGTAAATCCACGGTCAGTACGAACCTTGCTGTGGCACTGGCACGGGCAGGGCGCAAAGTGGGGTTGTTGGATGCGGATATATACGGGCCCAGCATTCCGCGCATGATGGGGGTGAACAAGAAGCCCGCCAGCCCCGATGGCAAGACGATCATCCCTTTGCAGGCCCATGGGGTTACCTTGATGTCCATCGGGTTCATGATGGAAGAGGGCAAGGCGGTGGTCTGGCGCGGTCCGATGTTGATGGGGGCCTTGCAGCAGATGCTGGGACAGGTTGAATGGGGGGAGCTGGATGTATTGCTGGTTGATCTGCCGCCGGGCACCGGCGATGTGCAGCTGACCCTCTGTACCAAGTCAGAGCTGAGTGGTGCGATTGTGGTCAGCACGCCGCAGGATGTGGCCTTGATCGATGCGCGCAAGGCGCTTGATATGTTTGCGACACTGAAAACGCCGGTGCTGGGGCTGATAGAGAATATGTCGATGTTCATCTGTCCTGATTGCGGGGCAGAGCATGAGATATTTGGCACTGGCGGTGTGGCCGCCGAGGCCAGCAAGATGGATGTGCCTTTGCTGGGTGCCTTGCCGATTGATCTGGAGACCCGTCTGGCGGGGGATGCGGGCACGCCGGTGGCGGCTGGTGACAGCCCGATGGCGCAGGCCTATGCGCGGATCGCGGAAGGGTTGATCCGGGGCGGGATGGCTTAG
- a CDS encoding DUF1127 domain-containing protein, translating to MAYLTTTSATDTSFTARAAAAFQHVVASYKQHRLYRETFNELSALSNRELADLGLHRSNLQQVARESAGIAQR from the coding sequence ATGGCATATTTGACAACAACATCCGCAACCGACACTTCTTTCACAGCGCGTGCAGCTGCAGCATTCCAGCACGTTGTAGCCAGCTACAAGCAGCACCGCCTGTACCGCGAAACCTTCAACGAGCTGAGCGCACTCAGCAACCGCGAGCTGGCCGATCTGGGTCTGCACCGCTCCAACCTGCAACAGGTTGCACGGGAATCAGCGGGCATCGCTCAGCGCTAA
- a CDS encoding helix-turn-helix domain-containing protein, giving the protein MEIIVRLDVVLAQRKMKSKDLAAAVGITVQNMSLLKSGKVKGVRFETLAKICEVLKCQPGDLLEAVPSGG; this is encoded by the coding sequence ATGGAAATCATCGTGAGACTGGATGTGGTGCTGGCGCAGCGCAAGATGAAGTCGAAGGATCTGGCGGCGGCTGTGGGGATCACGGTGCAGAATATGAGCCTGCTGAAATCAGGCAAGGTCAAAGGTGTGCGTTTCGAAACGCTGGCCAAGATCTGTGAAGTCCTGAAATGTCAGCCGGGGGATCTGCTGGAAGCGGTGCCAAGCGGCGGGTAA